In a genomic window of Silurus meridionalis isolate SWU-2019-XX chromosome 27, ASM1480568v1, whole genome shotgun sequence:
- the LOC124380816 gene encoding interleukin-8, with translation MPLSAHLLLAVTAIFCFASIYAIPMGMTSGHQCRCLTTTDVEINQRWLQKMEIVPAGPHCRNTEIIITLKDKKMVCVVPESQWVQNIIKKLYKGKGVKK, from the exons ATGCCACTCAGTGCCCACCTTCTGCTGGCTGTAACTGCCATCTTCTGCTTTGCCAGCATATATG CTATACCAATGGGAATGACCAGCGGTCACCAGTGCCGCTGTCTAACCACCACAGACGTCGAAATTAACCAACGATGGCTCCAGAAAATGGAGATCGTGCCTGCCGGGCCGCACTGCCGCAACACTGAAATTAT AATCACGCTGAAGGACaaaaaaatggtgtgtgtggtcCCAGAGTCTCAGTGGGTCCAAAACATCatcaaaaaattatataaagg CAAAGGTGTGAAGAAATGA